In Zonotrichia albicollis isolate bZonAlb1 chromosome 3, bZonAlb1.hap1, whole genome shotgun sequence, a single window of DNA contains:
- the UNC93A gene encoding protein unc-93 homolog A isoform X2, whose translation MERNLKNVLVISFGFLLLFTAYSGLQSLQSSLNAEEGLGVASLSVLYAALTLSSMFLPPIIIKKLGCKWTIAVSMCCYVAYSLGNFYASWYTLIPTSMILGLGGAPLWSAKCTYLTIAGTLYAEKAGKSAKDIINQYFGIFFLVFQTSGVWGNLISSLILSQSSNEASGVLAVLLVIIFLDQIKSDQAETEKEKTPFWSTFLATLRHLKDKRQCLLIPLTMYSGFEQAFLSGDFSKSFVTCALGIQYVGYMMICFAGINSLCSLLFGRISQFTGRKLLFALAAVLNTSCLITVLLWKPDPKQLAVFFVIPGLWGVSDAVWQTQTNALYGILFEKNKEAAFANYRLWESVGFVIAFAYSTKLQVYIKASIVLSVLVLSMLTYGAVEYLEAKSSPGTPAATKMENGGPHSQETHM comes from the exons ATGGAAAGGAATCTTAAGAATGTTTTGGTCATTTCTTTcggatttttacttctctttaCTGCTTACTCAGGACTCCAGAGCCTACAG AGCAGTCTTAATGCAGAAGAAGGCCTGGGGGTTGCTTCCCTAAGTGTTCTGTATGCTGCACTCACCTTATCATCCATGTTCCTGCCTCCCATCATCATCAAGAAGCTGGGCTGCAAGTGGACCATCGCAGTCTCTATGTGCTGCTACGTCGCCTACTCCTTAGGGAACTTCTATGCTAGCTG GTACACACTTATCCCTACCTCTATGATCCTGGGCTTAGGAGGAGCACCACTCTGGTCTGCCAAATGCACTTACCTCACTATTGCTGGCACTTTGTATGCtgagaaagcaggaaaaagtGCTAAAGACATTATCAACCAATACTTTGGGATCTTCTTTCTGGTGTTTCAGACTTCCGGCGTATGGGGAAATCTTATCTCATCCTTGATACTTAGCCAATCTTCCAACGAAg ctaGTGGTGTTCTAGCTGTGTTGCTGGTTATTATATTTCTGGACCAGATCAAATCTGACCAAGCAGagactgagaaagaaaaaacacctTTTTGGTCTACGTTCCTAGCAACTTTACGGCATCTTAAAGATAAAAGACAGTGTCTTCTAATCCCTCTGACAATGTACAGTGGGTTTGAACAGGCATTTCTTAGTGGGGACTTCTCAAAG AGTTTTGTGACCTGTGCCCTGGGGATACAGTATGTTGGCTATATGATGATCTGCTTTGCAGGTATAAAttccctctgctctctgctctttgGAAGGATCTCCCAGTTCACGGGTAGAAAACTTCTATTTGCATTAG CTGCAGTTCTGAACACAAGCTGTTTAATAACAGTACTGCTCTGGAAACCTGATCCCAAGCAGCTTGCTGTGTTTTTTGTAATCCCTGGTCTTTGGGGTGTATCTGATGCTGTTTGGCAAACACAAACTAATG caCTTTATGGCATTTTATTTGAGAAAAACAAGGAGGCTGCCTTTGCAAATTACCGTCTCTGGGAATCAGTTGGATTTGTCATCGCCTTTGCTTACAGCACCAAACTGCAAGTCTACATCAAAGCCTCCATTGTACTGTCTGTGCTTGTGCTGTCCATGCTGACCTACGGAGCAGTGGAGTACCTCGAGGCTAAGAGCTCCCCTGGGACACCTGCTGCTACAAAGATGGAAAATGGGGGGCCCCACTCCCAGGAAACACACATGTAA
- the UNC93A gene encoding protein unc-93 homolog A isoform X1: protein MERNLKNVLVISFGFLLLFTAYSGLQSLQSSLNAEEGLGVASLSVLYAALTLSSMFLPPIIIKKLGCKWTIAVSMCCYVAYSLGNFYASWYTLIPTSMILGLGGAPLWSAKCTYLTIAGTLYAEKAGKSAKDIINQYFGIFFLVFQTSGVWGNLISSLILSQSSNEGEISEEDLECCGAYDCLTDTTNSTGSERPSDSLIYTLLGVYTGDGVLAVLLVIIFLDQIKSDQAETEKEKTPFWSTFLATLRHLKDKRQCLLIPLTMYSGFEQAFLSGDFSKSFVTCALGIQYVGYMMICFAGINSLCSLLFGRISQFTGRKLLFALAAVLNTSCLITVLLWKPDPKQLAVFFVIPGLWGVSDAVWQTQTNALYGILFEKNKEAAFANYRLWESVGFVIAFAYSTKLQVYIKASIVLSVLVLSMLTYGAVEYLEAKSSPGTPAATKMENGGPHSQETHM, encoded by the exons ATGGAAAGGAATCTTAAGAATGTTTTGGTCATTTCTTTcggatttttacttctctttaCTGCTTACTCAGGACTCCAGAGCCTACAG AGCAGTCTTAATGCAGAAGAAGGCCTGGGGGTTGCTTCCCTAAGTGTTCTGTATGCTGCACTCACCTTATCATCCATGTTCCTGCCTCCCATCATCATCAAGAAGCTGGGCTGCAAGTGGACCATCGCAGTCTCTATGTGCTGCTACGTCGCCTACTCCTTAGGGAACTTCTATGCTAGCTG GTACACACTTATCCCTACCTCTATGATCCTGGGCTTAGGAGGAGCACCACTCTGGTCTGCCAAATGCACTTACCTCACTATTGCTGGCACTTTGTATGCtgagaaagcaggaaaaagtGCTAAAGACATTATCAACCAATACTTTGGGATCTTCTTTCTGGTGTTTCAGACTTCCGGCGTATGGGGAAATCTTATCTCATCCTTGATACTTAGCCAATCTTCCAACGAAg GGGAGATCTCAGAAGAAGACCTGGAATGCTGTGGAGCATATGACTGCCTGACTGATACCACTAACAGCACTGGCTCAGAAAGACCCTCTGACTCCTTAATCTACACACTGTTAGGGGTCTATACTGGTGA TGGTGTTCTAGCTGTGTTGCTGGTTATTATATTTCTGGACCAGATCAAATCTGACCAAGCAGagactgagaaagaaaaaacacctTTTTGGTCTACGTTCCTAGCAACTTTACGGCATCTTAAAGATAAAAGACAGTGTCTTCTAATCCCTCTGACAATGTACAGTGGGTTTGAACAGGCATTTCTTAGTGGGGACTTCTCAAAG AGTTTTGTGACCTGTGCCCTGGGGATACAGTATGTTGGCTATATGATGATCTGCTTTGCAGGTATAAAttccctctgctctctgctctttgGAAGGATCTCCCAGTTCACGGGTAGAAAACTTCTATTTGCATTAG CTGCAGTTCTGAACACAAGCTGTTTAATAACAGTACTGCTCTGGAAACCTGATCCCAAGCAGCTTGCTGTGTTTTTTGTAATCCCTGGTCTTTGGGGTGTATCTGATGCTGTTTGGCAAACACAAACTAATG caCTTTATGGCATTTTATTTGAGAAAAACAAGGAGGCTGCCTTTGCAAATTACCGTCTCTGGGAATCAGTTGGATTTGTCATCGCCTTTGCTTACAGCACCAAACTGCAAGTCTACATCAAAGCCTCCATTGTACTGTCTGTGCTTGTGCTGTCCATGCTGACCTACGGAGCAGTGGAGTACCTCGAGGCTAAGAGCTCCCCTGGGACACCTGCTGCTACAAAGATGGAAAATGGGGGGCCCCACTCCCAGGAAACACACATGTAA